The stretch of DNA ATTAATTATGTTGATTTGtgctttaattttatattagcTTTAGGGTCAAGTCTTGTTTAGAATAAGCAAGAATAAGAATGTTTATAGATAGTGTTTTTATTCacttttgataaattttttgaagaaatgttggacttcagaaacTTTGACAATTAGGGCTTGTTTGAAACAATTTTggttttaagtttttaaaatgtgtttaaaatattgtttttataaagataaaagCAAAACTCCtaccaacatagtgtgacacaagtggtagatacttgggtcccttaaccatttggtcctGGGTTTGATCCCCGGTCAGTGCGTATGGcaaaacatttgttgggagaggtcaaccccttaaatggatctcagttacacatttgttgggagagatCTACCCTTTAAATGGATCTTAGTTACCTCGAGggaattagtctctgcagttgcacGGGGAGGATACATTTGgtttaccaaaacaaaaaagcaAAACTCCTAAAACCTGTTTtactttttcagtttttttttttgaaaaagctaaaatgagatatattaccaCAACAGCCttctcagcacaagacgtaccaagatagactacaaaagtttacaaagagtcatagaacaaaagcaaaaacaaatcatacaaagcccaaacaaagcataggactagaccaccagctatggtagttataAGCTAATGTAatactcgtcgacttcaaccacctaaaagagaaaagcttgatcttgtccaacaaaatataGGGCGTGTCTTCTGATCCTGTGAACAATCGATGGTTTCGCTTCGTCTATACAACCCAAACgcaagcaagccaaatgagctgtAAACATGATCGACGCGCTCGAGAGCCACCTGCTGAAGGtgcaaactgaacaaaatggtcACGCAGATTAGTGAACTCCACCAAAGGAATACCAATCCACGAGCTcactaaatcccaaagagaaccaaCAGTACTGCAGGAGATAAATAAGTGATGGGCTGACTCGGCCTCTCCACATCAAAAAACGCAAGAGTGAACTGTAGAAGATAAAATACCTCGAGTAACTAGGTTTACTTTCgtgggcaacctgtcacgcaataaacgccacgcgaagatggaaaccttcaaaggaacctgagagTGCCAAATGAGTTTATCCGCATCATCCATAGTAACCGAAACATGAGAAATAAGAAGCTGATAAGCTCCTCTAACAGAGTAACCTGTGACAGGATCAGGGCTCCACTGCCACCTATCAATAGAATGAGCCTGCAAGAAAATGTTAAGAAGTAAAGTCTGACACTCCCctaacatctcctcctcccaagCCCTCAGCTGTCgccgccacacccacgcctcGCCACCCTCCCCCCaccctaaagcaaacatctctgCCACCGTACACGATTTGGTCTCTGCCAACTCAAATAGTCGCCCAAACCGCTGACACAAAGGAATCCCATCCACCAGGGATCGGTCCAGAAAAAAGTATTTGACCCGTCCCCCACCCTCTTTACCACCTGCTCCCGAAATCAACTGCCCTCTGTCTCACTCCCTCCATCCCTAATACGCGCTAACTCCCTCCACCACGACGACCCTCTCCGGCCTCCATCTCGGAGTCTACCTCCCTCAATTCCATATCAAGCTACcaacactctaaaccacaacccctctctgtccactagcatcctccaacaccatttacctAAAAAAGCCTAGTTAAACTCTCTCAAACGCCTGACCCCGaaacctccactctccttaCTTAAGCAAATAGAATTCCAACTAACCCAAGaaattttcctagaatcctcacaaccccccaaattttttttttcctagaaTCCTtacaacccccccccccccccccccccaatcaaaaaaaaaaaaaaattaatgaaaagagATTCGATAGAGGAAAtagtacctgagggagctttgaagaaggaaagagtTTAGACAGGTAGAGAGGTCAAGACAAACTTTAAcagaaccagacgaccaccaaaagacaaGAAACAACTCGTCCACCCAGACAATCTTTTCTTTATACGAAGCAACACCGGTTCCCAAAAACTCAAACAActcggatcacccccaatctgaagacccagataaaggaaagggatctttcccactttacaacacagAGCAGACGCAGCTTCGCCCAACCAGGAATCAGGAATATTAACCCCAACCAATaagcttttattaaaattaactttCAGGCCCGACATAGTCTCAAAAAGCACAAGGACTTCTCGCAAAGCCCGGACGTTAGCCCAAATTTTAACCCCCAACAAATGAGTGTTATCTGCGAACTGAAGGTGAGACACCATCATCGAACCCTGCTCACCAATACTGTATCCCGTAAACAGATTTTGCGCTATCATCGCCTCCATAAGCACATTCAGACCCTCAGCAGCCAGTAAAAAGAGAAAAGGGGACAGCGGGTCGCCTTGCCTAAGACCCCGCTGTAGAGGAAATTCATCGGTCGGACTGCCGTTAACTAACATGGACGCCGTAGCCGTACAAACACACTCTCGAATCCATTTCCTCTACAGGGTTGGAAATGACATTCTCCCCATAACATTATCCAGATAGCCTAAGTCCACTGAATCATAGGCTTTATCAAAATCTACCTTAAACGACATTAGTTCCTTCTTATACTTCCGCGCCTCATCCACCACCTCATTTGCAATGAGTATGCCGTCAAGGATTTACCTATCCTTCACGAACGCCGTCTGAGATTTGGAAATCACACTACCAATCACTACACGCAACCTATTCGCTAAAACCTTcgccaaaattttatacaagCTTCCCACAAGCGAAATAGGACGGAAGTCGTTCAATCTTTGgggactatcaattttagggatcAAAGCAATGAAAGTAGAATTTAAACCCTTAGTCAACTTGCCATTACAATGAAAATCAGAGAGAAAACGCATAATGTCGCCCCGTAGCTCAATCCAGAAATCtttaataaaaccaaaattaatcccGTCTGGGCAGGACTTTTAAAACTATCACAATCCCACACTACTGATTTCACCTCAGCCTCTGAGAAAGGTTTGGTTAAACCAGCACTCTCAACCTGGTTCAACCTTTTGAACTGAAGGTCGTCAACCCCAGGCCTTTCAAAGTTAGGTGCCTTGAAGTGCGACTTAAAATGTGAAAACACGGCCTGTCTGATAGGGATCACGCCCTCAACATTAACCCATTCACCTGAATAACGGACATAACATTCCTACGACGACGCTCCGCCAAAACCGAATGGAAATACTTCGAATTGGCACCACCTTCCTTAAGCCACAACGGGATTGTTGCCAACTGATGCTGGCATGCAACCGCGACAATGAGTGAATATCAGACGAGACCCCATGAAGTTCCATCAACTCCTCCTCAGTAAGATCATCTTCATCCCCCTTCTCGTCAAGAGTCGAATGCCTACCTTTCAAGGTCTCAATGCGGCCGGGAATATTATGAGTATGAGCCTTATGCCACTCTTTTAGACCTGCCTTAATCATCTTAAGTTTTTCCTTGAGCACATATCCTCCCCATCCATCAACCTAGAACGAATTCCACTTCTCTCTCACGAACAAGTTATAGCCGGGAATATCCTTCCAACACTTAAGCATTCTCAACGGACGGGAGCCTCAGTCTTCCTCATTCGCAGACAAAACCAAGGGACAATGATCAGATAACCCTCTCATCCTAGCGACTTGTCTATAGTTAGGCCAGGCCAGACACCACTCCTCAGAAAGAAGGAACTTATCAAGACGACTAATCGAAGATCCATCCCCTTTAAACCAAGTAAACTTACGACCAATCAAAGGAAGATCAATAAGGGTATTATCTTCGATAAAACGAGTGAAAGAAACATGATCCAAAGAACGATGATCACCTCTAGACGAACGCCTTTCATCAACATGTTTAACAACGTTTAAAAACTGATAtacataaaacaatttttaaaaactcttttataaaattaaattgcagatcaaattttttagatttaaatttttaaaactaaaaactttttttgagaagagaataaaaaaaaacatggtttTATTCTTTGGTATATGTTGGTAAATATTTGTTCATGTTGTGACCAAATCATGTGAAGAAATAAGATCATGTTGGATTTTGCAAGATGTCATTAAGCATATTGAGACAGTTTGAATGTCAAATTTCATTTTGTGCTCATTAATGATAACATAATGCATAAAAACTTCATGATTAGACTAATTTGCGTCTTGGAATCAAATGCTTGTAgcattaaaacttcaaaatttgaaAACTTAGAAAAGTATATGAAGAAACAATACTCACATGCcctttcttttcagttttcaccTTATGCAACCAATGTTAAGAAAAGGTGCTTACATTTAGGATGATATACCTTATGTGTCCATCAAGTTTTTCAGAGATTAgtcactgtttttttttttttttgaaaactaagaTTAGTCATTgttaaataacaataaatattttgtaCCTATAATATGGTTAATAAAAAGTGTTAAGAAATCATAAGATCAATGGAACAAACACAAAATGACCAATCAAAGCAGAATCCTTGCAATTCCTGTATGACCACACAATGTCTAATACATAAAATATACGTAACACCAACACGTTTGATATCCGGCACGGCTCTTCGACGGCGTGTGGCCACACCAGACACATTTTTGACATAGATCGTACCGACCATTTTTGACACGTTTTTGAAGTATTAGTGTCTTGTTTGATGTTTGAATTTGTGTCAGTGTTTCATATGGTAAACCAATAAAAAACATTCAagaaatactaaaataataacaaagaaGAAAAGCATCAAAACCAAAATGGACCTTATTTGGTTATACATTTACATGCAGGCTTTTATGGATGGATGGCAAGCAACATGTAAGTCCAAAGAACAAGCCAGGCTTCTAATCCCTCCAGGCACATTCCTTGTTTCTTCAATGTTCTTTTCAGGCCCATGTTTGACTCCAGGGCCTGTAACAATCCAAGTTGTAGGCACAGTTTTGGCCACAACAGATATAAGTGAATATGAGAATAGTGAATGGCTCATGTTTCAACATATAGAAGGGCTTAAACTTCTTGGTGGAGGTACTTTTGATGGGCAAGGTCAGGATTCATGGGAACATAATCAAAATTGTGAAGCTGACCCAACTGACCAATGTGTTAGGGCCCCAAGTGTAAGTTCATTATCTAAATAATTCTTGATTcagttaaaaaaattgttagtgaATTACGATGAACAAGTCAACTCAAATATGGACAATAACTCATATGTCATGTTAGCATGTCAGAATATTTGCATTCAGCATGACATGTGAGTCACTGTCCATGTGTGCGTTGATTTGATCAAAATCAGTGGGGACGTTTGAGCGGTATGATTGTCAGAATTACGATGAGCAAGTCAACGCACATGTGAGTCATTGTCGACGTGTGCGTTAACTTGGTAAAAATCAGGGGAGACCGGCCTTTTGCAAAAGGAGTTAAAGTTAGGGGACCGAAAATACTATTATGAAAGTTAAAGGGttaaaatcgcaagtttgtaaaagttagaggtcaaaactgcaatttagcctaattTAAAGTGAAAATAAGCTTAGCATTATAAGaatattgtatttttgaaaatgcaGAACCTTTATTTTGATAGAGTGACAAATGGAGTTATACAGAACATCAAATCTGTAAATCCAAAAGGCTTTCACATTTTTGTTACTAACTCTGGAAACATGAGACTTCGATTAATTAAGATCAATGCACCAGCTACAAGCCCAAATACTGATGGTATTCATATAAGTCATTCAATCAATGTGAAAATATCAAGAACAAGTATTGAAACAGGGGATGATTGTGTCTCCATGATACAAGGAGTCAATAATGTTACAATCAAGAGACTCAAGTGTGGTCCAGGACATGGTTTAAGGTAATTTAATTCTTCTTGTCTACGATTaatttatttgatatgttattgagacccatcaaaattaacgatttatgaatttttattgaataccgttaattttgatgggtcacaataacatatcaaattattttcaattttctaaaatttgacGGAGATAATCTAtgcgatataaactttcaatagATCAGTAAAtattgtaaaattcgtattcgttacaGTGTTATTCACGACATCTGCAATGTGCATCGTACACCACTTAACCAACTGGTTCATATTAGACAAAGCCACACATACATTAATACACATAAATTCTTGAatgaaaaaagtaaaataaatattgatatttaattttttttttggttctaTGTATACATGATAGTATTGGAAGTCTTGGAAAGTATCAAGATGAGCTACCTGTGAATGGTATTAGAGTCCAGGCAACCACATTAGTTGGCACAACCAATGGCCTCAGAATTAAATCATGGCCAGATAAGTATACAGGTTCTGCATCAGATATACATTTCATTGGCATTActatggaaaatgttaaaaatcCTATCATCATTGACCAAGAATATGAATGCGATCCAGAATGCAAAAAGAAGGTTTGTGTGTtcatatttctctttctttttaattcattattattacaacAAAATTAAGATAATATAGTCTATCTATCTTATATTCCATATATCATCTATCTGGTCATAGTTATATGGTCACTTGGATCACGCTTCAGATGACTAGTTCTAGGTGAGAATGTGTCTTGAGAGTTTAACATCGAAAGATGATAGATTTATAAGTGTTGAGCAGTTTTGACcttataaatcaattttatatggGTTGAATCAGCCTCGACTCAAACATTTCAAGGATTTTGGTCGTCATAGATATTGAATCGATTTATCAAACCTaattgagataatttttgtttatcttCTTAACCTTTGTGACATCCAATTTCAAATTTGAATTGGAGCATACTAATTTAAacactaattattatttttctacttCTATGCAGCCATCACTTGTAAAGATAAACAATATAGgatttataaatataaaggGAACAACAATTTCTCCAATTGCAGTAGACTTAAGATGTAGCAAGCAATTCCCTTGCCAAGATGTTCAACTTCGTAACATAGACCTCAAGCTTGGTACCAACCCTACTACATCTAGATGTGCCAATATCAAACCTATCTATAGTGGCATACAAATACCACCACCATGCCCATAAAAATTTATCTCTACTTTCGACCCCGGCCTCCATCATTCTGCAACAAAATTAGagacaaattttatattttttattttaaattttcatcgtcaatttaattatattttttaatagttgattttttactattaaaaaaataattgagttgatgacgaaatttaaaataaaatataataaatttgggtgctattttttagcaataattggtacaatttttttttaaccaattaGGATAAGGTAAAGTGATATTTTCACCAGCTTGACTAGACATGATTTCCTATCCAACTCACTTTTACAAAATTCTCAgtcatctttattttatttattttttgtagaaAGTTgacaatttgtaaaaaaaatagtgtggATTAagtgattttggatttgttagCTTTTTTAGGTACAATGTAAAGAAAAATATGGTTTTACCTTTTGATTTTCTACCCTACATTCAACCGCCCACCATCAGAGACTGAATCTGAAGGGGTTGTGTTGTTTCAAAAAGTTAGGCCATGAATTGTGTAAATTAAGTGAATGGTGAAAGCAGTTTATGTCAAAGGATTTTTTattcttgattttatttatgacactgaacatatttttcaatttcaactgtttaattttaaattaataattctaATCTTTTACCATCTAATAAGTGTCAAGTTTACATTAATCGTGTCCTTTATCTAATCTATTGGTTAAAAATAACTTGCTCTTGGTGGGGAAGTTTATTACTTCCCAATGCTAAATGCCACCATGAAAATTATCAATTTGTAAAAGAGAAAATGATATTAATATTCAATagattcttttattttattcattccgtcccattttaaatgattttttttttattttaatttgtcacaaaataaatgacttatacaacttcaaaatcattttttctaattttaccTTTTATGTGGCCCCTGTTTATGTGTGGCATACTCAACCAATTTAATCATTATTACTAGTAATGAAAAAGGTAAGAGCAGCTTAGTAATTATACAACTCTCttttatttatacatttttCTTAAAGTATGTGAAATGTTCAAATATGTCCTTTAAAATGGACGGAGGAGTACCAGGACTATTCAAGAACACATGGCTGCAATGTCTTGGGGCTAGGGGATTACCTATACTAGGGTGGTAGTTGAAAAATTCCACCAGGTGACCAAGCCAAAGAGGGTTTTGTGGGAGGAAAATTGAAAGATATGTAGatttaattgcatttttagccgtaaaatattgtgattttttaattcaaCTTCTTTTTAGTGATTTTGGTCTCGTATGGgtgacaatttgactcatacccagTGGATATCCGCAAAAAATACTCATAACGAGTAGGGTAAAAATTCGCATTTTGGGTATGGGCACATgtatgagtaattacccgcaaaaataaCGGGCAtgagtgcgggtacgggtatctttgtaaggatgagttaggtccaatactcatttctaagagtTGGAATAATGTTGGATGCTATTAGAACAAATTAAAATGGTGTGTCTAAGTTTAGTTATCATATTTCTTTGATTATTATGTTGTTGAATTGTCTTTTGaactagggatgacaatttgacccatacccagtgGTCACTCACCAAAAAATCCATgatgggtagggtaaaaactcacattttgggtacgggcataggtatgggtatgggtaattacccgcaaaaatgaatgAGTATGGGTGCGgttacgggtaccttagtatccaccccgccccatacctgcataatatatatttatttactttatatatattattatataattacatatgtatatcaattttaaaaaatacaacactattaaattattacacatttttaataaaaaaatttatttataatataatacaaacacaataTGAATAtgtcaataaataaatgaactttaacatgaggttagcaaaatgtttatttataattttcatgagtcttttttttttataaaacattagcgtgcacaggcatcacatgataactatgacatcccaactatgttggcaccccataatcatcacctatcatttgcagcaccctaataaatttattaaaaagaaagaaaaaagagacaaaCTTGGGGGGATTAGACCAAAACCCAAGGAAATAGAAATACAAAGAACCTGccactgcctcattaaaaacctttccTGGAAAACCCCAAGGGATAAAACCAAggataagggaaaaagagtgcaatggatttaatgaaatctaaaagacggaagacccattaaattactaatataatctCCTTGAACACTAGGCGGAATATTATCCCACCAATAAAAACCATCAACATTGATGCCTAAAGCAGCCATTTTATCTGCACAACAGTTCCCTTCTCGATAAATGTGAGTCACTCTAAAATGCATGGTTTTAGCCAACTCCAAGCAATTGAACCATCTATTACGGAGCTTCCAAGGGACAATGAGGGAGGACTTAAAAGCTAAATTAACCAATTGTGAATCAGATTCAAGCCAAAGATAATTCCACCCTTTTGAATGAGCGATCTCAATAGCATTCATAACACCTATAAGCTCAGCATGGAGGGCGTAGGAATTTCCAATATTAATAGAAAAACCTCCAAGAAAAGTAGTAGTATAGTCTCTAAAAAGACCCCCACAAGAAGCAATACCGGGGTTACCCAGTGCTGAACCATCTGTGTTGCATTTAACCCAATTATAAAGCGGAGGATGCCACCATACTTCTTTGATGACAGGTGCATTGGGATGATGGACATTGACATTAAAAGATTTCAAAATGACGAATTCCTGCATAGAAATGAAAGAAGCTTTTTTAGATAAATTGCCAGATAAAGAAACATTGGAGATCATTGTGTTGATTGCAGATCTCCAATGGATAGATTTTCCCTCAAACCTGTGTTGATTCCTGCACCAccatataatattaaaaatattaataactgCAGCAATGacaataattttacattgagagttccaatttttgttacaaatatcaaaaatagaactaacaATACTCGTGTCAATTTGCAAAGAAATAAC from Trifolium pratense cultivar HEN17-A07 linkage group LG5, ARS_RC_1.1, whole genome shotgun sequence encodes:
- the LOC123886651 gene encoding polygalacturonase-like, encoding MDLIWLYIYMQAFMDGWQATCKSKEQARLLIPPGTFLVSSMFFSGPCLTPGPVTIQVVGTVLATTDISEYENSEWLMFQHIEGLKLLGGGTFDGQGQDSWEHNQNCEADPTDQCVRAPSNLYFDRVTNGVIQNIKSVNPKGFHIFVTNSGNMRLRLIKINAPATSPNTDGIHISHSINVKISRTSIETGDDCVSMIQGVNNVTIKRLKCGPGHGLSIGSLGKYQDELPVNGIRVQATTLVGTTNGLRIKSWPDKYTGSASDIHFIGITMENVKNPIIIDQEYECDPECKKKLYGHLDHASDD